CACTTTCTACAGCTTTACAGATCCCCTGGTTTTTTCCCTCGACTTGTGCAGCAGTCAGGTTACTATAGATGAGTTGACAGAAAATCATTCATGGCTGCATGCGTGAGAAACAATGTAAATATTTCCTCGTGGAACCCGATCCAAATGGAACTACGCTGCCAATAGCGGAGAATGTCTATGATATGGAAGCATCAAAAGTGTAGGAACAGTTATGGAGGACGTTGTAGCGTAGTATTTCCAAAAAAGCTTGAGGGAAAAAATGGAGGGAATAAAAGAAACGAATGCATGGAACATGATTGATGCAGTCGATTAGGAGCGTTCATATGCAGGTTTCGTTTTGCTGCAAGGTGATCAAAATTGAGAAAGGACTGTCTTGTACGAAAACTGCAGTAATAGAACGAGCTTTCTGATATTTAGGAAGTTCCGGACAAAGGTTTGTTAACTAGAAATGTATAAAGATCTATTAATCAATTATTGAAGTTAAACGATgtgaaacagaaaaaaaagcatAGCTTTAACTAATTCTAATCAGTTTAGTGCTCTAATTGATTGCAGAAATTCTGGTTTAATGTTGCAATCGGATGGAATGAATATCCAAAAGTTTAAAGGAAGAAGGTAATATACTAATGAACAGCCGCACTACAGTGTTCTCTGTTACTCAAGAGGAAGCCATAAATAGTCTCAACTTGCATTCTGGAAATTCGTTAATCTCGTTAATTACTATTGAGATAAGGTGCACTTTTACTTATAGTTTAGAAGGGTGCACAAAGTTAACACCTCTGGCAATTTCATCCTTCAACTGATTAACGGCCACAGCCATAAGCCCGGTCTCTTTATCAGAGAGGCTGTGCGGGAATGTGATCAATTTGACACCCGTTTTACCCAACTTGAAAGGGAGACTGAAGTAAGACACATTATCTGCAACAATATCAGGAACCTGACCAGGTAACTCGTCGAATTTAACATAAGCGACTTCATCCACGACTGAATCGCCAGTCAGAGCCTCAATCAAATGACTAACAAACCTGTATCCAGCAGTAGCCATGGAAAGAGTAGCAGAGCCGCGTCCTTGCTTGGCTTTAACGACCTCGTCACCACCGTATTGAACTCTGTGTAGTAAAGAGTCATAAACTTCAGAGGACAAGTTTCTAGCCCAAGAATTAAGCACGGGAACGATAGTAGAGCCTGAATGACCTCCAATGGAAATGACATCACCGCGTAGCTCAGCAGGAGTGACAGTTTTACCAGTAGCCCTTTTAATGGAAAGACTAAGAAACTCCTCCAATCTCAAATTATCCAAAGTGGTGACACCGAATACCTTAGAAGGGTTATAGACACCCAAAgttttcaactcttccacCGCAATTGGAACAGTAGAATTGACCGGGTTTGAAATAACACAAATGAATGCATTAGGACAAATAAGCCCGGCCTGATGAACCAAGCTTTTAACTATAGAAGCgttgattttgaaaagatcatTTCTAGTCATTCCTGGTTTCCTAGGAATACCTGCTGGAATCACCACTATGTCAGCATCCTTTAAAGCAGCCTGTAGTTGGGTAATGTCAGTTTTGGATTTGGGCCCATATCCGGTGATCTTTTGGGTGGATGGAATGTGTGAGAGATCAGTAGCAACACCTTGGGCGTTAACTATGTCGAATAAGGCAAGTTCGGAGACTTTAGAATTGAGTCTGAGAAGTAAGGAAAGCGGCTGGCCAATACCACCAGCGGCACCAAGAACAGTGATTTTAACCATGGTCGAATGAAGAGTTGGAGGataacagaagaaaaggaagtgGTGAAAGATGAACAGCAATGGTGAGTCAGAGGCACGAATGTGGGGTGTGGAGGGTGAAGAGGGGTGTCTACGGGGAGTGGTGGTAAATATCTACGGGGCTCTCACGGGGTTACCTAACCGGGCACCCCTCAGGCCACAACGAGAAGTTTTGCGACCTCCTGCCTCCTGCGACCTGCCGCCTCCCCCACACCCGGCCAATCAAATGACGGTGATTCAGACACTAAGAAATCTCGTTATAGCCACAACCACCCTTTAGGCTTTCTTTAACCTTTGGATTTGCCGTTTATTCTGTTTCAATGTCACTCATCCTTAGACGATTTGCCTCCAGAGCAGCTAGTGGTGCCAAATATATGGCTGCAAAGCCGGTCAATGGCCCTACTCATGATGCTTTGAGCAAAGCACAGAAAGCATATCTAGATCGAGTGATTAGGGTCGATCAGGCAGGTGAATTGGGTGCGGATTTAATATATGCTGGCCAGTACGTTATATTTGGCCATAGTAAAGAACTAAGGCCAGTCATAAGACATATGTGGGACCAGGAAATCCACCATCACGCCACTTTTGATGCTCTACAAAAGGGACTTAGAGTACGTCCATCTTTGTTAACGCCTGCCTGGAAAGTTGGTGCCTTTGGCTTGGGTCTTGTTGGCGGAATTTTAGGTAAAGAAATTGCCATGGCAAGCACAGAAGCTATCGAGACTGTCATTGGAGGTCACTATAACACGCAATTGAGGGTTCTTGCAAATAACTTTAACGATAGAAAGGACTTAAAGACTGGTGAGAATACCGATTCTGCGGAAATCGCAAacatcaagaagaaaatcgCCACTTTTAGAGACCAGGAATCGGAACATTTAAGTACTGccatcaaatatgatgCTCAGAAAGCCAGACCTCATTGGCTAATCTATGAAACTGTCAAATTGCTTACCAAAACAGCTGTGTGGACTGCGGAAAGAGTTTAAACTAAGTAGTAGTATATTTTATGCCTAAACCAAATCATTATACACGCTCAACGAGCTTAGAACCTCTGGATCCAATCTCTTATAGTCAGTAAACTCCGCTAAACTGATGTTCTGagtctctttctcttccaatcGCTTACTGAACGCTTGCCATATCCTATCAACTCTCGACTCAGCCGTGATTTCTTCGTTTCTAAACCGAACACACTGTGTTCCAATCATCTTATAAATCGATTTCACCACTGTGGAAAGATCCTCGTAGCCTATATATCCGTCTCTGTCTCTGTCATACATTCTGAAGGCCCATTTCAGCTTTTCTGACATGCTTCCACGACTGGCTATACTTAATGATGTAATGAAATCTTTAAAATCTATATATCCTAGTTGATTAACATCAAAAGCATCAAACGAAATCGTGGCAAACTCTGTTGGATCTCCAAATGGATAGAACTGCTCATGAATCTTAATGAAATCTTCTCGGGTTAGTCGTCCACTAGGTGCATCTCTGGTGAAACCTTTATACCACTGTTGAATCTCTCGGGTAGTAAATTTTGTCTCTTGTTTGAGACCTGAAATGTCATCTTTTCTTAGTTTGCTTGTCTTTTGACCCATTATTGCCAACCTAAGCCAGTTCTACTAGCAGCCACTATCTATTGCGTGCCTACTTTAAATCATTCTTTTGTATAGAAATCTTTGCTCAgccatatatatataacATTGTGGCGCAGCTACTCACTTATCTATAGACACTCACTCACATCAATACATTAGTAAAGAAAATCAAGCAGACACCGGAAATAGTCCACTTGAGAACAGTCTCTTGGCGTCCTCCAAAAGAGACTGCACTGGTCAACATCTGCAATCCGATATAAGTTAAAAATCCAGATGTCAAAGCCATCAAACAACCAATTAGCATCATACTGAATGGATCATCGACATCCACACCGTTATGACGGAACAAAAAGTAGCCAATTAATGCACCTATAGGTTGTGCCATTCCACCTAGACTACCACTGATAAGCAAAGCCTTCCAGCGAGAGTCAAGAGCAAGATAAATCGGTAAAGTCATAGTAAAGCCTTCCACGAAGTTATGTATAAACATcgataagaagatggtCCATCCCAACCTCGAATCTGCCTGCGAAGTTGAGTACATAATGAAACCCTCGGGGAATTTATGCATCGTGATGGCTAAAGTAGTTTGGACTCCAATAGAGAGTAATCTAGCTAAAGGAGTTTTAATatggtggtgatgatgcTCATGATGCTCGTTGGTACTGGCTCTACGCATGGAAGAATTGGTAGTAGTCTGATAGTTGACAGTGTCCTTGATTAGAGGAGATCTTATCTCCAACTCGGggaatttcttcaccaattcaGCGTTGTCCCTCATCATTTCTCCATTATCTTGCTCAAAAAAGATCTGGTTCTCCGTCGACGGGAAGATGCAAAAATGAAGACCCTTTCCGTTAGgatgctgatgaagatggtgcTTACAGGCGATTTCCTCGCAACAGCAGGCCATATCTCCGTAGCAATCTCCCTCCATTTTCTCACCCTTGAGTGCTTTCAAGGACAAATCAACCACACTGATTCCTCTACCCATTGCAACAGGCTTATAGACTGTCGTTAGAGGAGTGGTCTCGTTGCAATTTTCAACAAGTTCCGGTTCAGCCTCCGGTCCGGCTAGTATAGTCAAGTCAGGATTGGTGGAAGATGACGTGGAACCTTCTGTAGTCCGTGGGGTTTCTGCTTTCCGTTGAACCTGAAGCTTATTAATGTCGATATGATTTCCTGAGCAGGTTTCTATATCATCGCTATGAAAGCATTCATCATCCTCGTGAACATGGTGATCATCATGCTCATCATGAGGTGACTCATGAATgtattgatgatggtgacCCTCGGGACTATCAATCTCGTGAACACAATGAACGATACTCTCACTGGTGAACAGATGAACCAAGACGTTAAGTAAAGAGCAGCAGGCAATACCAGCGACGTAACATGCAAACGCCGAGCCCTTTAGCAATCTAGGATCCCTTCTCAATGAAGGAACTTCCTTCAAGTACTTAATGCCAGTGGGTAAAAGTTTGTTAAGGGAAACAAAGGTTAAACAACCGgcagaaagagacaaaGAACAGACAAGAAATGGAGTATTATTTGCGATATGGaatggcttcttcttgtatCTAGCTGGGAAAAGGGTTTTGTATACTACATCAGTATATATCACCAAACAACCACATATGGTTGTAAGCGATGTCAACGCGACGATAAGCCAGCCTTGATTCATAGCGTTGGTGGAGGAAGAACTAAGACCGATAAAGGCGCAACGAGAATAAATGAATAAGGAAAACCACCCCAGTGGTTATATGGGTAAGAGTTTGTGACCCACCGGGCTGGGAGCCACCGGGCTGGGAGCTGCTGGGCTTTATGGCACCACCGAGGTTCACCCGATAGAAGTCAAGCCATTAAAGCAGCCTACCTACACTACAAAACAACAAACCCAATCACTTCTACAATACCATCTATATATTGCTTGCTTCCATCAGTAAGTTTACTATCAAATAAAACAatcttcatattcattGAATCAGTTGTCCCTATCTAAGGAAATATTCATCATTGGAAGCAAACGCCATCGATCCACTGCACCCGAAATTATCTTATTATACATCATCCTTAATGTACATCTTAATTCCGGTAACAGTGGAGACAGTAACTAGGTAATACAGTActcaagaaaagagagtagTGGTAcaaacagagagaaaattttgaaCCCCAATCGTCAGTTACCAACCGCGAGAATTTTTCACCGCAGTCTACCGGGGGTCTCGCCTGGGCCACCCGGTCTACCTAGGTCTACCCAGGTCTACCAGCAAATACTAGGGCCTATTTGTCTACTAGAATCATAATAAGAGTTGACCAGTAGATCCTATAAATCACACGACATCCACCATTATTCTACTGATTCATGACTAACGTTCTTTAAAGTATTACTTTGCACTTTGCTCTTTGTTGTTGTTTCACAATGACCCGTTGCAGACCCTCTGCTCCGTGCTTCTCACTACCATTGACCCttcccaattaggaaacttaaaAGTTTCTAAGGACATCAATTTGCAACCTTCCATTTCCGCCTGTTTCAGAATATCAATATATATCGGAGAGATATGGATCTATTTTACAGATTAGAAACACTCCAGGCCATTTCATCTCCTAAACAATTACAATGCCTTCaacagattcttcttcttcttcatctaaGTCTCCTGTCTTAGTTAACGAGTTCGAGTTAGCCGATACACCTAACACAAATTATTCCAAAGAATGTTCTACGGACGATAATGATTTAGATTCTATTGAAAAAGGATCTTTCATGCAACTATTTTActatttggaaagaaaggattcTTTATTGATCTTTGTGGGTCTTCTTAGTACTGGTCTTGCCTCTCTAGTCCCAGTTGCTACCACATTCATGATTTCCTTGATATTTACTCATTTCACTGATTTTGTCTCTGGAAAATACAGCAGTCTTTATTCACCACTTAGAGATCTTAAGTATGTCTGTATTGGTATTGCGTTAATAGGAGTCGGGTCAACAATATTCTCTTGGATCCAAGCATCCATATTCTGTATTTTAGCAGAAAGACAGCAGACCAGGTGCAGACTTGCTTTGTACACATCTTTCCTTAAACGAGACCTTGAATGGTTTTCCAAAGGATCTCAGGATCTTAATGGTGAATTGATTCAACTTAATAGAtctattgaagaatatagATCTGCTATAGGTGAGTTCTCTGCCGTTCTTCTCAAATCCATCTTTACGGTTATTGCTCTACTGATTACTAGTTTCACTATCTGTTGGAGACTTACTCTTTTAATTTTAGTTACAGTTCCTATTATGGGTGTTTCTGTCTTCATTTTTGGTCATTTCACTGACGTTTGGGCTCAGAGAGAGGACAAACATACCTCTGAAGCCACTTCCATCTTGGATTGGAACTTGAGTTGTTATTACTGGGTGAAGGTGGTGTTCTTTCATCGGGAAGAAGCCCTCAAATTCAATTCCATTCTTTGCAAAAATAATAGAGCCTACAACAAGTTCAACTTGTATTCTTCTTGTGCTTCCAGTTTAATGAAAgtgttttctttgatgCTTTTTGTACAGAGTTTCTGGTTCGGTTCTTTTTTGGTTAGAAATCACTACAATAACAGTCAAGAagttctttctgctttttATGCCTGTATCAATATTGCTGTTACCTTTAGTTCTATTTCTATGATGATGGTTATTTTACAGAAAGGTTATGTGTCTTTTCAGAAAATCCTTAAATACTCTAAGTTTCCTATCTCGGATGCTTACCAAAAGGATTCTTTCCGGTCATTTGTTCCTAGTATTCCTCTTCACAATGAAATTGCATTACACAATGTCAATTTTAAGTACACCAGTCGAAACAGTCATCAATCTATCTTAGATGATGTTACTATGACAGTGAAATCTGGTCGCATAACGTTTCTTGTTGGAAAGTCAGGATCTGGAAAATCTACCATTGGTTCATTACTACTTGGTTTGTATCAAAGTGAAAGTGGCAAGATAACATTTGGTGGCCACGATATTTCCAAGTTGGACAAGCTCTGGCTCAGAGATCAGATCACTTTTGTCGAGCAGttttctccaatttttGAAGGTTCCATCAAGGAGAATATTATTATGGGAGATCCGACTCTTTTTGGGAGTCCACAAGACGtgattgaaagaagagttggTGAGGCTGTAAAAATGGCTTGCCTTGAACCGTTGATTCAAAGCCTACCTTTGGGCTTAGACACTCCTGTTGGTACAGGTGATAAGGCTTTCCAGCCCAGTGGAGGTGAAAAACAGAGAATAACTCTAGCTCGAGGGTTCATTAAAAActcttctgttcttctgtTGGATGAAAGTTTCTCCGCCATCGATATTATCCAACGAAAACAACTTATGAAAACTATTCGTCAATCCTACCAAGGAAAAACAGTTCTTGTTATCACTCACGATCTTTCTTTAATCAACGAGGAAGATGAGGTTTATTTGATTGATGGCGGAAGAATTAAGGAGCACGGAGCAAAAAAGGATTTACTTAATCAGGAAGGCCTTTTTAAAACGTTGGAAGGATTCTCTTTAGACTCcagaaatgaaaagaaacataCTTCAACAAAGCATAATTCTCATGTCTCATTTCAGTCCAAACCAGCTATGGATGGTTCTGACTTAGAAAGTCAAACTTCCGACAAAAAGAACGAGAAGGTCAATCTGAGTCTCATAGTTCAGTTCCTTTCACAGTCACTTTCCATTAAACTCAGATTAGCATATCTTTGTGGAGTTGTTCTATCTGTCTGTAGATGCATACTCACTCCGGTTTTTAGCTTTTGCGTCTCAAAGTTAATAACTGGAATTGTTCCTCAGGACTCTTCCGGATTAACTGACGAGCACTACCAAATGAAGTGGTCCTTGATTTTAATAGGCATAGCTCTATCCGATGGTATATGCTTATTATTTGCCAGGCTTTTAACAGGTTCTGCTGCAGAACGTTTGGTGGAAGTTACCAGGTACAGATCTTTCGTAAAAATTCTTA
This region of Brettanomyces nanus chromosome 2, complete sequence genomic DNA includes:
- a CDS encoding uncharacterized protein (BUSCO:EOG09343KBK); the protein is MSLILRRFASRAASGAKYMAAKPVNGPTHDALSKAQKAYLDRVIRVDQAGELGADLIYAGQYVIFGHSKELRPVIRHMWDQEIHHHATFDALQKGLRVRPSLLTPAWKVGAFGLGLVGGILGKEIAMASTEAIETVIGGHYNTQLRVLANNFNDRKDLKTGENTDSAEIANIKKKIATFRDQESEHLSTAIKYDAQKARPHWLIYETVKLLTKTAVWTAERV
- a CDS encoding uncharacterized protein (BUSCO:EOG09343UKD), which translates into the protein MGQKTSKLRKDDISGLKQETKFTTREIQQWYKGFTRDAPSGRLTREDFIKIHEQFYPFGDPTEFATISFDAFDVNQLGYIDFKDFITSLSIASRGSMSEKLKWAFRMYDRDRDGYIGYEDLSTVVKSIYKMIGTQCVRFRNEEITAESRVDRIWQAFSKRLEEKETQNISLAEFTDYKRLDPEVLSSLSVYNDLV
- a CDS encoding uncharacterized protein (BUSCO:EOG09342L01), with product MNQGWLIVALTSLTTICGCLVIYTDVVYKTLFPARYKKKPFHIANNTPFLVCSLSLSAGCLTFVSLNKLLPTGIKYLKEVPSLRRDPRLLKGSAFACYVAGIACCSLLNVLVHLFTSESIVHCVHEIDSPEGHHHQYIHESPHDEHDDHHVHEDDECFHSDDIETCSGNHIDINKLQVQRKAETPRTTEGSTSSSTNPDLTILAGPEAEPELVENCNETTPLTTVYKPVAMGRGISVVDLSLKALKGEKMEGDCYGDMACCCEEIACKHHLHQHPNGKGLHFCIFPSTENQIFFEQDNGEMMRDNAELVKKFPELEIRSPLIKDTVNYQTTTNSSMRRASTNEHHEHHHHHIKTPLARLLSIGVQTTLAITMHKFPEGFIMYSTSQADSRLGWTIFLSMFIHNFVEGFTMTLPIYLALDSRWKALLISGSLGGMAQPIGALIGYFLFRHNGVDVDDPFSMMLIGCLMALTSGFLTYIGLQMLTSAVSFGGRQETVLKWTISGVCLIFFTNVLM